TATTTCCATTTTCTTCTTTCAAGGGTTCAAAGATTCAATTCCTTTATTAACATACGaaatgagtatatatatatatatcttttgaatatttaaaataataactaaaataaaaataaattactataacAGTGATACATATCAAAATTTCCAAAACTATATGTGAGTACTTATATTAGTTGTACTtcttaattagtaaaataacgAGATATGTAATGGCTCGTCGCATACAAAAAAGCAGATCATATGTTCCCGCAATAACATGCACACGCAACTGATAATAGCACGTCGTAACCATTTCCGCGAACCAACCAATGGATATTGTAATTCGATAAGACGACGTCGTGTTGTTGACCAcgaatatttcttaaatttccttttatcttttgtttttgacGTCATCACATTGGTTTATGTCCACACGATATCAGTCATAAAATCCACGTAGGAACGACTATCCATTACACCCATCCACGTGTTCTCATAACAGCTTCTAGTTCCATTACCTGAACGAACAATAGAAACAGAGCATCGAactgagaaggaagaagaagggaagCAAGAGAAATGGCGGCAGCGGCCATAGCCGTTCATCTCCCGAAACATGCATCGTTTCTTCCTAATCCCAAGCTTCCATTGAATCAAAACTCTAACTTTCTCGGTGTGTCCTTGAAGATCGGTCGACCCATGTCCGTTAACCGGAAAATGAAAGGTCCGGTTACGGTCTCTGCTGCTTCGACGAGCAAGACAGTCGTTACAGATGGCGATAGAAGCAAACAGTTTTACATAAACTTCACTGGATTCCCATTTCCTCTTGGTCCTTTCCTTAACCGGCGCACCATCAGAACCGAGGTTTGGCTTTCGAACTCGTTTGAGAATCCATTACAGTGCCTTTCAATTAGCAATCTCGAATTTCGAACCTTTGCTTGTTATGCAGGCGGTAAAAGGTAgcatatggatgtttgaacaagAACAAGCTTTAGGTTTCAGCAGTGTCTCAACGAATATAAGAATGACTGTCATCAAACTCAAATCCGGTGGTTTATGGGTTCATGCTCCCATTGCTCCCACCAAAGAGTGTATTCAGGTTCCccctttttttatttaatctatTGATTGATTACTATCTCCAGAGAATTGTTAAAATGATAAAAGTATCATGCTTTAGTTTCATAAACACATGGTTGTgaataatttacttttaaacgaTGTCTGAACTCTATTTGCTTACTTTTATGTTGAAGCAGCTTATTGAGGAGTTGGGAGCTCCGGTTGAGTACATTGTCCTGCCAACTTTTGCTTACGAGCACAAGATATTCGTCGGTCCGTTCTCTAGAAAGTTCCCCAAGGCTCAAGTATGGGTGGCGCCAAGACAATGGAGCTGGCCACTGAACTTACCACTCGAGTTTTTCGGTATCTTTCGCGCCAAAACCATTAAAGACGGAGACTTATCTACCCCGTGGGCTGATGAGATCGAGCAGAAAGTCTTAAGCTCTCCTGAAGTCGGTACGTTCCTTCACTATTTCAATCCTGTTGGCGGTCCTTAGCCAAGCCTCATGAAACATTCGcctaaaaatcatttattaaatcGTCTATACTCCTCCAAAATCTGAGGGTCGGCCCTGTACTTATGGAATAAATAATATACAGGAATTGGACCGTATGTGGAAGTAGCGTTCTACCATAAGCGTTCAAGAACTCTACTAGTCACTGATGCTGTCATCTTCGTCCCACGGAAGCCGCCGTCGAGTATCAGCAGCCAGTCCTTGCTGGCCTCGGCTAAGAACGGACTGGCTGTGAAGATACTTAGCAAAGGCAAACAAGTACCTAATGACCCTGTCGTTGATACCCCAAACACCCGCCAAAAAGGTCAGCCAACAACTTCTTGAAATTCAAATTCATCAAACAAAAGATCTCAATGAGTGTCTTTTAACGTGCAGGATGGGAAAGAATGGTTCTGCAAATCCTGTTTCTCGGCCCGTCTAATCTCTTGGAGCCAAACGCGAGCTTTGCACAAATGTCACAGAAGCTGATAGTTTCTCCCATTGTCAAGACTCTGGTCTTTAGCAAAGTCCCCGAGAAGGTGAGGGATTGGATCGATGAGATAGCGAGTGACTGGAGATTCAAGAGGATAATCCCAGCTCATTTCGAGGCTCCGGTAAACGCAGGGAGGTCAGAGTTTCTAGCTGCGTTCGGGTTTCTTGATGATCTTCTAGGGGAGAGATATGTGAACCGTCCTCCTTCGCTCTCTATTCTCTTCACTTCGCTGATGGGTAAAGCGGCCAGCTATTTTCCTCCGGATGATATGAggactctctcttctcttgatCAGTTCTTAGTCTCTGTTGGTGCTGTTAAGAAGACCGTCTCTGGTAGAAAACGAAGATGATGGAACAAATAGTATTCATCGTTAGTCTTATAAAGAATATAGAAACGATTCGGTCTTGTAAAGAGATTTGATTTTATACTTTATAAAAGAAACGTTCAACAACTCTTTTGATCATGTATCTGTATCGATAAACAATCTAAAACCAAACCACAAATCTGAAACACACTCTTACATGATTGAACAGACACATTTGTTCATCTTAGGATCTCCATCTTTAGGCTTCTTTTCTGTTCCAAAACATAATCAAAGAAACAATGTCAAGTCGAGAACAGAGTTTTGAAGCTTAAGTAGAGGCTTTGTTTCTCTTTGAATACCTTTTTCAGTAAGCAGAGGTTGGATGATGACGTGCATTGTGGTGACAGCGTCAACGAGAGTAGAGACAGGGCTTCGGTAGTCTTTAACCGTTTTGTTGTTGTCCAAAACTTTCCCTGCGCTTATCAACTTCACCTCTTTCACTGTCCTCGGTCCATTTTCCTTCTCTAGCTCGAATCATGAACAGACAAGAACAAATGACACAAGTAGGTTGATCAGTGACAAAAGAGTTGTTTGAGCACAGGCTCAGCAAGTGTCCATTAGGATAAACATTAAGCATAAGATTATCCTAAAGAGTGACATGATTCTCACAAGTAATCATAGAAAATCATGCCATAACCATTGGTTACAGGAAACATTCAAGCCTTTACAACGCAAAGTGCATGAGGAGGGTAAAGTAAGCCATTAAGAAACTGACCTCTAGGCCATTGAGAGATAACAGTCTCCTTCAATGCAGCAACAGTGGTAGCATCCGGAAATGCTTTAGGACCGATATCAGAACCGTCGTTTAAGCGAAACTTGATCTCTAGTTGATCATCAACTTCTGCCATCTATATTGCCAAAAAGAACCAACCAAACAACTACAAAGAAGAGTTCAAAAAGACTTTGCAGTTTATCAGTAGTATCAAAATCCCACAGGGCCTTCTTTTGCTCTTTACTCTTTATCTGCAATGATAAAAGAACAATAATTAGTGACTGGGAAGAAGCCTCAAGAAGTATAAGTGGGTACTTAGTAAATAATCTTCTTTAACAGAATCTTGATTCATAAATGGATCGCATGAAATGCAACAGAGCAATAAAACAGAGGATTTTTAACAAAATGAACACATGTCCTCATCATGTATAGCTGCTGGTCTAAAACAACAAATCCAGATTtgaaaaaggagaaaaagaataaaaaactcTCAAAAAATTAGGTGACTGATTACTTACTGTGGCTATGTGACTGATGTGAGCCgatgaatcaaacaagaacacGCATGAGAGAGAAGTAAAGAGTGAGAGTTGGGAAATGAGATGAGATGAAGAGAGTCAGTGTATTGAATCAATCAAATGGGCGGGGCGGGGTCAAAGTTTTCCATATTTATCTGATATTCTTCCCATCTATGCGCCTTTGGACCTGcccctatctctctctctttctcccttATTGGAATCAATCAcaaaggaaagaagaagaagagaaggccGACCACTTCTCAATCCAATTTGTATGCTTGAATGTGAAAGCTTATAGTGAGGAACCTATAATAGTGTTAATCACAACTATGAAAATCTTGTTATTCATGTTTCATTGTTATagcaaaatcatttattttgaagTCATCATCGTACAAAATAATGTAACATGAGATCCGAGAGAAAAGATAGGACAAAGGGAGAAAGCAACAAAGAATCTGACCAACAACAATAATCCTCTGCATCAGGAATAGTCTCATCATGATTTGGTCAACACATGGACCTTAACAAAGCTTACTTGCTTCCCGTTTCCAAAGGCAATAAcatataaggaaaaaggaaacaaaacagAGGATAAGAAGATTAAGAAATGGGATGAGCCTGCAGGCTGCAGCAGCCTAAGTGTCTAGAGACAGACCAATTCACTTGGTTTTAACAGCTACCAACCTTGGACTATAACAACAACCTCACCtttcagtttttcttcttcttgcatGGGACGACATGTAATCAAATGGAGATTTCATTATATGCATACACTTCAGTTTTAATCTGTCTGATTCATTTGACATTACAGTGCTGTGTGTTAATTACCAGGTGAAGGACCTTGCTGtgatttttgtttcagtttttacATTTAGTTATAACCTGAACTTGAATCTACATGGTAGAGTAATGTCTTTCATTCTGTCAATTGATTGGTATAAATCCTCAGCAGGTTTGATCCCAAaggatttaattttgttttgccTATATCTTAGATGATGATAACTTCATATTTAATCAaagaaccaaaacaaagaaggtttCTAAACATTATGGGAGCAGTCTTCAGCAATGATATTGATAATAAATTGttctttgagaaaaaaaaataaacactaaAAACAGAACATTGGTTTCGGAAAAGTAGTAGAGCCTCAAAACAACATTTCAGATGTTCAAACTTCAACAGCAATACGTCCAGCAACTTGGTCCAAGTCCCGTTGCCCACTGGAAGtgattcttcttcctctgaagaagaagaagaacagatTGTAACCATCAGCGTCAAGCTCAAAGAATGGATATAGAAGATAGCTATTATTTGAAGAAAGTTTATTACCCTTTGGTGTCTATCTCAACAATGTTCATAGTCTCCAACTGCTGGAGGATGTGACGGGCAATGCCACCGCTGCTTTTGCAGAAGTGAGGTGGGCGACTGCCGTTTCTCTTGCTGCCACCGTAGATTCTACGGAAAGCACCAACTCCAAGACCTCCCCTCAGGTATACTTTCCTTGCCATAGATGCTGCCATTATAAAAGAGTATAGTCTTCTTAagaacttttatttatatgagtATTGAGAAATAAAGCTGAGACTAGGGGGAAAGAGAGAGCTTACCAGCTCTGATGTAATACCAATCGGGATCATAAGGGGCAAGCTCCTTCAATTTACCGGTCTTCACAATGTCTGTCCATGAGGGAAGCTCGATCTGCGTAATTGAAAGCATACGAGTCaggtgaaaaaaaaacacaaagttACGAAGCAGCAAACAAACTAGTAATGACGATGACCAATCACTAAACATTCCTGCTTTCAATGAACATTCGTTACATTTTCAATTGATCAAAAAGACACTATTAAGTGGTTATGAACTCAGCATGAACAAACATTGCCAGCTAAAAGAAACTAATTTCAATACGACagactaataaaatatgtatttgtaACTTTAATTAGACAGTGTAAGATCCATTTATCAACATTCCaacaataaaaaacaaaaatctcaaACACAGCATAACAGAAGAACACATGGTGAAGAAGAAACAGAACGTCGAAATGTGGAGAATTGGATTGATTTAACTCCCTAAAAAGTTCTAAGTCCGCATTAAACACACCTAAAACACGAAAGAAGAGCACAAACCTTGCCAGATCGCTTGAGATGAGAAGCGTAAGCCTTGACAAAGTCATGTGGAGATACGTCTTTCACTGTTTTACCAGTTGCCATATCTAAAAGCAGAGATCTTCGTCTGGGAAGTTTGCGCAAGGCAGCTGAATCTTCTCACGTTACTCCTCGAAAGGCTAGGGCTTTCAATCTCCAAGAACaatgtctatatatatgtc
The Brassica napus cultivar Da-Ae chromosome A1, Da-Ae, whole genome shotgun sequence DNA segment above includes these coding regions:
- the BNACNNG29080D gene encoding uncharacterized protein BNACNNG29080D codes for the protein MAAAAIAVHLPKHASFLPNPKLPLNQNSNFLGVSLKIGRPMSVNRKMKGPVTVSAASTSKTVVTDGDRSKQFYINFTGFPFPLGPFLNRRTIRTEAVKGSIWMFEQEQALGFSSVSTNIRMTVIKLKSGGLWVHAPIAPTKECIQLIEELGAPVEYIVLPTFAYEHKIFVGPFSRKFPKAQVWVAPRQWSWPLNLPLEFFGIFRAKTIKDGDLSTPWADEIEQKVLSSPEVGIGPYVEVAFYHKRSRTLLVTDAVIFVPRKPPSSISSQSLLASAKNGLAVKILSKGKQVPNDPVVDTPNTRQKGWERMVLQILFLGPSNLLEPNASFAQMSQKLIVSPIVKTLVFSKVPEKVRDWIDEIASDWRFKRIIPAHFEAPVNAGRSEFLAAFGFLDDLLGERYVNRPPSLSILFTSLMGKAASYFPPDDMRTLSSLDQFLVSVGAVKKTVSGRKRR
- the LOC125587468 gene encoding membrane-anchored ubiquitin-fold protein 1-like — its product is MAEVDDQLEIKFRLNDGSDIGPKAFPDATTVAALKETVISQWPREKENGPRTVKEVKLISAGKVLDNNKTVKDYRSPVSTLVDAVTTMHVIIQPLLTEKEKKPKDGDPKMNKCVCSIM
- the LOC125587494 gene encoding 40S ribosomal protein S19-1; the protein is MATGKTVKDVSPHDFVKAYASHLKRSGKIELPSWTDIVKTGKLKELAPYDPDWYYIRAASMARKVYLRGGLGVGAFRRIYGGSKRNGSRPPHFCKSSGGIARHILQQLETMNIVEIDTKGGRRITSSGQRDLDQVAGRIAVEV